ACCAGAATCCAAGTTACCCCTCTTCTGGAGACTTTGGCCATTGTTTTTGTTCTGACAGCTTCTAGTGTTCTGTTGTCTCCTTGGGGGGATATTTTTGGTACTGGGATCAGACTCCATGCCTTACCACTTTTAATCCCAAAGGATCATCTTTGTTCCAAAGAGTTCTTTTGTGAGTTTTGCCTTCATGTAAAACTGTTCCTCTCCCAGTCTGCCTCACATTTGTTACTTGAGCCCAAGTTTCAGCTTGTTTGCTTTTCTATGAAACGTCCTTTTCCATTTTAGGAGTGACCACGGTGTATGGTAATTGTTTGCTGATCTATTTCACATTGGAATTATTCCCACCAAGAAAATATGATGCCCCTCATAATGTCATTATATTCTAAGATCATCCGTAGACCATGCCTCCCGTGTTAATGCAGGAGAGCAGTTTTGTGTCCTTTTCGTTATGTGCATCAGCACAGATGCATTGCTCTGCTGTGTCCTCATATTCTTACTGCAGGTGTTCTTGTCGGCACCACTATTCTCAAAGGCTGTTCAAATCAAATGAGTTGAATATTTAGTGAATTtcatctaaatttttattttcatagtagtgttttaaaacaatatacatttctcaatagtagaatgcttgcctagcatgcacaggtctTGGGATCAGTCACCAGAACTGGGGGGAAATGTGACAAATATGCATGAGAGATTATTCATCTCAAGGAatgttaaattttttaatatatatataaagcataaTTTAAGAGACAAGGTCATTTCATACCCCCCTCACCATCATTGTGCCAAGTGCTAATTTACAAATACTAATCTCTCCTTTTTTGACAGTGGTATTATTCAGCACGACTTGATTTTCTCCCTTCAACAAACAGAATGTGTCCTCAAACCAgttgaatcttcagatatgaaAATGACTCAGCTGTTCACCAAAGTGGAATCAGAGGATACCAGCTGCCTCTTTGATAAGCTTAAGAAAGAACCCGATGCTCTGACTCTGCTGGCCCCGGCTGCTGGGGACACGATCATATCTCTAGATTTTGGCAGCGATGGTGGGTGCTTAGTCTGTCCGCTTCTCCCGCTGTGtctgctgcttcctgtctccGTGCAGCTGCCACAGTCTTTCGACAGTATTGTTTAATATGTTTGTTTCTGAAAGTTGATAGCCttcctgctttgatttttatgttCTGCTGGGAACTGTAGCTAAGAGTATCCTGAAGGTTATCTCTTGATACCCTCTAGTATCCTCTCGGCCACCCCGCTGCACCATTCACTAGAGTTAAATTGCAGTAGGTGTAATTGGGTCAATGCTAAAGGATGAATGAAGCAGTCATACCATAAAGcaaacatgaaaatggaaatgttaCTTCAAATTAGACTGTTTTAGCGTATAAAAACGTTGGGGGTACACATCCTAGGAGTTGTCAATGGTGGACAAAAAAGATCAGACTTAATGATCATACTGTAATGTCTATAAACTTTCCAGTTAAAGAAAACTGATCGAATCAAATCTTttataaaaagtagaaaatatcTATGACTACTAAAATCCTGATGTTCTCTAGATTGATGAAATTTTTCCTCTGCAGACACAGAAACTGAAGACCAACAACTTGAAGATGTTCCATTATATAATGATGTAATGTTCCCAtctaataatgaaaaattaacaaatataaatCTGGCAATGTCTCCATTACCTGCCTCTGAAACGCCAAAGCCACTTCGAAGTAGTGCTGATCCTGCACTGAATCAAGAAGTCGCATTAAAATTAGAGCCAAGTCCAGAGTCACTGGAACTTTCTTTCACCATGCCCCAGATTCCAGATCAGCCCGCAAGTCCTTCTGATGGGAGCACCAGACAAAGTTCACCTGAGGTAGGTATATGATGGAAGAAATACATGATAGATCTCAAAAGCCAACAGAAGTATCTAGGTTGCACCAGGGCTGAGAGTGTCACAAACAGCTGCTTCCAAATCCAGAACAATTCCTTTTCAGAGCTTTCTCCTATTAACATTGTGCTTAGGAACAGGACAGCTGAGATCTGAACTTTGTAACCTGGTTAGTGAACCACAGATAAGTCTGGATTCTGCATTAAACTGTTAGGAATTAAAATGGGCAGCTATAAGTTAAGCAATACGGTACTGTAAAACGTTTTGGAGAATATAGTCTTTGCTTTCATGGTTTGCCCAGCACAGAAGTGTTTGATTCATTTTGTCATTAATCTTACAAAAGTAAACCtattgaaaaatgagaaaaagcaaaGTGTTATGCTTAGTATGCCAAGCTATCATATTCTTTATTGAAACTCTTGTCTATAACTCCTAACATAATAGAACAGACACTTAAGATTCCAGTGAATATGTCAACTAGTTAATTGGATAGTAAGGTGCCATTGCAGGACTTAAGTTGTTTGGTGAGTTTTATTCTTTAGAATAAATTTTGtttgtggggagggggtgttggttggttggttggtcttgttttgtttgagacagggtcttactatgtagccctttttggcctggagctcactctgtagaccaggctggcctcaaacttacagaggttcttctgcctctgcctcccaagtgctgggattagaggtgtgctcCTTCCACCACAGCCTACTAAACAAATTTGTCTATCATAATTTTTAGTTAGATAAAGCTTTATAATGTCTATTGCCTGAAACTTCATAACAAGCAAGCCTAGAGATTTCTTTAGGAAAAAGTAAACACTCCTAATTCCTTTCACAGCCTAACAGTCCCAGTGAATATTGTTTTGATGTGGATAGTGATATGGTCAATGTATTCAAGTTGGAACTGGTGGAAAAACTGTTTGCCGAAGATACAGAAGCAAAGAATCCATTTTCAACTCAGGTGTGTTgccttgcttattttttattttattaatttttagtcTGAAGTGACTGGGtttaacttgtttttcttttacaagatGTAGTCATACAAACTCTTGTATTTATTGTTTGAAAGGACACCGATTTAGACTTGGAGATGCTGGCCCCTTATATCCCGATGGATGATGATTTCCAGTTGCGTTCCTTCGATCAGTTGTCGCCATTAGAGAGCAGTTCCTCTAGCCCTCCAAGTGTCAGCACAGTTACAGTGTTCCAGCAGACCCAGCTACAGAAACCCACCATTACTGCCACTGCTGCCacacctgccaccaccaccaccgcccccacTGATGAAGTGAAAGCAGTGACGAAGGACACTCTGGAAGACATTAAAATACTGATTGCATCTCCACCTTCCACCCCTGTACCTCAAGAAACGACAGCTGCTCCCGCACCAGCATACAGTGCTCCTCACAGTCGGACAGCCTCACCAGACAGAGCAGGGAAGAGAGtcagagaacacacagagaaagctcaTCCAAGGAGCCCGAACGGATCTGTCACTTTGAGTCAAAGGTACTTATATGGAACATAGTTCTGTCATGTTCTAGTACATATGTGATGTTAAATGATTGCTAAACATACAGCCATCTTTCTGACATACGCTTTAATAGAGTTCATCCACTGTCTGAATTAAAACAAACTCTCAAAAGCCCAAGTTACCTTATAACTTCTCTCACAGAATCCTATCAATTGTCCAAATATAGAAAGTCAGAAAGATGTCTTACACCTCTAAAAATAAAGTCCAGCCGTAAGTTATAAATGTCGGGCATTTCTTTGTATGTCATCCAGAATGGGAAATAACTTTTTCCCTGCTTAGATCCTTCTGTACCTGAAGAAAAGCCCTTCAGCTAATGGTTCTTTCCCATTCCAGACTCAGCCTGGTGGTGTTTAGTCCTCATTGGTAAATGGGGATATTTGCAGgccttctttttaaaagcttGTATGTAATTGCGAGTCTTAAacttaatattatttttcattacatatttttatgttataattattataaagaaaataaactggctgggcaatggtggtgcacacctttaatcccagcactctgagttcgaggccagcctggtctacagagcgagatccaggacagtcactaaaactacagagaaaccctgtctcaaaaaaaagaaaagcagctttGTTTAGATCTACCAAGAGTCCTAGAATGGCTTACAATATTGTTTCTATGGAATGAAGCAATGTTTGAGCAAATATTTAGAATTtctgtatataatatgtaatggTATTTGATGTGTTTTAAATTTGAAGCTGTATCTCCAGGAAAGTAGTTTTCACTAATTAGTGAGTAGAATAAACATGATTCCTTCTGTTCTGTGCCTAGACAGAGCaagctgcctgctgcctctgATAGCAGAAGAAAGGATCCCGCTGAAACTGGGTGGACCTTTGTTCCCCTTATCACCCCTTTGCCTTAAGTGCTAGGACaggcctgcctttttttttttttttttttttttttgagttaggaAAAAACTTGGGGCTTTGGATGAATTCAGTATTTTCAGTTGGGTATAGTAATATATGTCTTAGTCCAGGCTCTCAGGCAGCTGAGTCAGAATTACAAGCTTAAGaccaaagctgagtgtggtggtgtgcacacacaacaaataaatagatataacAGAAGTGCAACCAGAGATGATATTTACATGATAGAATGAATTATATTTCATGAACATAACATACttgcataaaaattttaaaccagccaggcagtggtggcgcatgcctttaatcccagcactcatgagacagagccaggcggatctctgtgagttcaaggacagcctggtctgcagagcgagatccaggacaggcaccaaaactacacagagaaatcctgtctctcgaaaaacaaacaacaaacaaaaaaatttaagccaGCTTGCTTATATACTACATGgtttataaatactttaaaattaagaGTTAGTCATATGACTTAGCCATTTGGCTTTCTgttggaaaaccaaaacaaatacaacaaGCTTAATTGACTTCATAATACTTTCCTGTTGCCTAATATTTCAGATATCCAATTCAGATATATTGGTCAGTACTGAGGCCAAACCAGCAGAGTGCAAAGGTCACTGTAGAGGAGATAGGTATGTGAAGGCCCGGCATGTACTTCATAGCTACAGTTAATTAGCAGTGGAACTTAGAGCAAACTACCCAGCTGGCCTTAGTTTCTCATTTATACAATGGTTACAAAGTACCTGTCATATCCATCCTTGAGTGTTAGAATGAGGTTAAAATGAACTTGAATTTTGtttggtggttgttttgtttttgaggcagattctcactgtgtagtccaggctagccttaaacttaaaATGTAGCCAGACTGGATTCAAacagggattataggtgtgtagcCCTGTGTCCAgctaaaacatttataaattgaaaatactGTACAGAAATGAATGTCATCTTGTATTTCAGTAGTCCCCAAAATATGAGTCCACTGAGCAAGGGTGGTCTTCTATAGaacagtttgttttttctttccagaaatacTGTTCCTGAGGAAGAATTAAACCCAAAGATAATAGCTTTGCAGAATGCCCAGAGAAAGCGAAAAATGGAACAAGATGGCTCCCTTTTCCAAGCAGCGGGaattgtgagtgtgagtgtggcaTGTTGTCTTCCAAATACATActaaagttttcttttcaaaagctATCTTTGGGCTTgtttttaaacttacatttaataAATTCTGGTGTGAAAAACCCAAACATGGCCGATAAATTTAGAGGGAGAAGTCAGGTTTGCCGGTCACTCCACCCTCACTATCATCATCACTCTCATTTTCTTCTCAGTAAATTATTTTCCGTATTCCAGAAgcactggggctagagagatggcttgggagtcaagagtactgactgctcctccaaagAATCCAGGTTCAAAGTCCAGCACCCACGTGCTGGATCACAAccctctgcaactccagtccaGCAATCCAGTacgctcttctgacctctgctggcaccaTACACGTGTGCTgtccagacacacacaggcaaaataaccagacacataaaataaaaataaacctaaaatgtTTGTTAAAGAAGGACTGtcagccgggtagtggtggtgcatgcctgtaatcccagctctcaggaggcagagcaaggcgaatctctgtgagcctggtctacagagtaagatccgggacaggctccaaagctacacagagaaaccctgtctccaaaaaccaaaccaaaacaaaaaggacCATGTTTTAAGGACAGTTGAGGCTAGCTTATGGTCAGAACAGATTGACTGGaaagtatttaaaaacacattaacaATAATGGGGAGGAAATAACTATCATACTATTataagaacaaatgaaaattacattattacaagaaaaatttaaattatagagCATTGTTGAAGAAATCTGGCTTTTTGGTTGCTATTAAATGTATATTGACTGCAAGGTTTTTTATTGTAGAAAATTCAACATACTAAATATTAACTTAATTCTTTTTAGGGAACATTATTGCAGCAACCAGGTGACCGTGCTCCCACTACGTCACTTTCTTGGAAACGTGTGAAAGGATGCAAATCAAGTGAACAGAATGGAATGGAGCAAAAGACAATTATTTTAATACCCTCTGGTTAGtttattctttctgttcttaactagcataaggaaaaaaattaaatatgatattATTTTAGGACTTTTCCCCCAAATGACAGTGGTTTTGGTTCCTTAGGAAGATTAAAAaatagctggatggtggtggcacttgcctttaatcccagcattcaggaggcagagacaggcagatctctgtgagtttgagactagcctgggctacagagcgagatccaggacagggaccaaaactacacagagaaaccctgtctcaagaaaaaaagtaaagaaaagggggggggggagagagagagagagagagagagagagagagagagagagagagagagagagagagagagagagaagaatgaaataCAGTAGCATGTTGTCTGCTGTCCGAAAATTGAAATTCAGTGATTAATGAATTGCTTAAGCATTTCAGAACAGACTTTGTATAAACATCTAACAGCAGAAATAAACTTGATTATACTTAACTTGTTTGCACAGCTAAGGGTTTGCCCTAGAGGTTAAAATTCCTTCcagaaatgttttttattttacccaGTACTAACTGCATATTAGGTGTTTAAGCAATTGAATGATACTTaggtatctttttgtttttcagatttagCATGCAGACTGCTGGGGCAATCAATGGATCAGAGTGGATTACCACAGCTGACCAGTTATGATTGTGAAGTTAATGCTCCCATACAAGGCAGCAGAAACCTACTGCAGGGTGAAGAATTACTCAGAGCTTTGGATCAAGTTAACTGA
Above is a genomic segment from Peromyscus leucopus breed LL Stock chromosome 14, UCI_PerLeu_2.1, whole genome shotgun sequence containing:
- the Hif1a gene encoding hypoxia-inducible factor 1-alpha isoform X1, with the translated sequence MEGAGGENEKKNRMSSERRKEKSRDAARSRRSKESEVFYELAHQLPLPHNVSSHLDKASVMRLTISYLRVRKLLDAGDLDIEDEMKAQMNCFYLKALDGFVMVLTDDGDMIYISDNVNKYMGLTQFELTGHSVFDFTHPCDHEEMREMLTHRNGPVKKGKEQNTQRSFFLRMKCTLTSRGRTMNIKSATWKVLHCTGHIHVYDTNSNQPQCGYKKPPMTCLVLICEPIPHPSNIEIPLDSKTFLSRHSLDMKFSYCDERITELMGYEPEELLGRSIYEYYHALDSDHLTKTHHDMFTKGQVTTGQYRMLAKRGGYVWVETQATVIYNTKNSQPQCIVCVNYVVSGIIQHDLIFSLQQTECVLKPVESSDMKMTQLFTKVESEDTSCLFDKLKKEPDALTLLAPAAGDTIISLDFGSDDTETEDQQLEDVPLYNDVMFPSNNEKLTNINLAMSPLPASETPKPLRSSADPALNQEVALKLEPSPESLELSFTMPQIPDQPASPSDGSTRQSSPEPNSPSEYCFDVDSDMVNVFKLELVEKLFAEDTEAKNPFSTQDTDLDLEMLAPYIPMDDDFQLRSFDQLSPLESSSSSPPSVSTVTVFQQTQLQKPTITATAATPATTTTAPTDEVKAVTKDTLEDIKILIASPPSTPVPQETTAAPAPAYSAPHSRTASPDRAGKRVREHTEKAHPRSPNGSVTLSQRNTVPEEELNPKIIALQNAQRKRKMEQDGSLFQAAGIVSGTLLQQPGDRAPTTSLSWKRVKGCKSSEQNGMEQKTIILIPSDLACRLLGQSMDQSGLPQLTSYDCEVNAPIQGSRNLLQGEELLRALDQVN
- the Hif1a gene encoding hypoxia-inducible factor 1-alpha isoform X2 gives rise to the protein MEGAGGENEKKKMSSERRKEKSRDAARSRRSKESEVFYELAHQLPLPHNVSSHLDKASVMRLTISYLRVRKLLDAGDLDIEDEMKAQMNCFYLKALDGFVMVLTDDGDMIYISDNVNKYMGLTQFELTGHSVFDFTHPCDHEEMREMLTHRNGPVKKGKEQNTQRSFFLRMKCTLTSRGRTMNIKSATWKVLHCTGHIHVYDTNSNQPQCGYKKPPMTCLVLICEPIPHPSNIEIPLDSKTFLSRHSLDMKFSYCDERITELMGYEPEELLGRSIYEYYHALDSDHLTKTHHDMFTKGQVTTGQYRMLAKRGGYVWVETQATVIYNTKNSQPQCIVCVNYVVSGIIQHDLIFSLQQTECVLKPVESSDMKMTQLFTKVESEDTSCLFDKLKKEPDALTLLAPAAGDTIISLDFGSDDTETEDQQLEDVPLYNDVMFPSNNEKLTNINLAMSPLPASETPKPLRSSADPALNQEVALKLEPSPESLELSFTMPQIPDQPASPSDGSTRQSSPEPNSPSEYCFDVDSDMVNVFKLELVEKLFAEDTEAKNPFSTQDTDLDLEMLAPYIPMDDDFQLRSFDQLSPLESSSSSPPSVSTVTVFQQTQLQKPTITATAATPATTTTAPTDEVKAVTKDTLEDIKILIASPPSTPVPQETTAAPAPAYSAPHSRTASPDRAGKRVREHTEKAHPRSPNGSVTLSQRNTVPEEELNPKIIALQNAQRKRKMEQDGSLFQAAGIVSGTLLQQPGDRAPTTSLSWKRVKGCKSSEQNGMEQKTIILIPSDLACRLLGQSMDQSGLPQLTSYDCEVNAPIQGSRNLLQGEELLRALDQVN
- the Hif1a gene encoding hypoxia-inducible factor 1-alpha isoform X3, whose product is MEGAGGENEKKNRMSSERRKEKSRDAARSRRSKESEVFYELAHQLPLPHNVSSHLDKASVMRLTISYLRVRKLLDAGDLDIEDEMKAQMNCFYLKALDGFVMVLTDDGDMIYISDNVNKYMGLTQFELTGHSVFDFTHPCDHEEMREMLTHRNGPVKKGKEQNTQRSFFLRMKCTLTSRGRTMNIKSATWKVLHCTGHIHVYDTNSNQPQCGYKKPPMTCLVLICEPIPHPSNIEIPLDSKTFLSRHSLDMKFSYCDERITELMGYEPEELLGRSIYEYYHALDSDHLTKTHHDMFTKGQVTTGQYRMLAKRGGYVWVETQATVIYNTKNSQPQCIVCVNYVVSGIIQHDLIFSLQQTECVLKPVESSDMKMTQLFTKVESEDTSCLFDKLKKEPDALTLLAPAAGDTIISLDFGSDDTETEDQQLEDVPLYNDVMFPSNNEKLTNINLAMSPLPASETPKPLRSSADPALNQEVALKLEPSPESLELSFTMPQIPDQPASPSDGSTRQSSPEPNSPSEYCFDVDSDMVNVFKLELVEKLFAEDTEAKNPFSTQDTDLDLEMLAPYIPMDDDFQLRSFDQLSPLESSSSSPPSVSTVTVFQQTQLQKPTITATAATPATTTTAPTDEVKAVTKDTLEDIKILIASPPSTPVPQETTAAPAPAYSAPHSRTASPDRAGKRVREHTEKAHPRSPNGSVTLSQRNTVPEEELNPKIIALQNAQRKRKMEQDGSLFQAAGIGTLLQQPGDRAPTTSLSWKRVKGCKSSEQNGMEQKTIILIPSDLACRLLGQSMDQSGLPQLTSYDCEVNAPIQGSRNLLQGEELLRALDQVN